The sequence CTATTTTTTTCTTTTTTAAAATTTCTTTTGCTTCTTTAAGAGAGGTGCCGACTTTTGCGGTAACAAGATTTTCTTTCGTCATTATTTTTGATACGAGAATATCGTTGTCGGTTTCAAACCGCATGTCTCTGTTTGTAACAATGCCTATAAGTTTCCCGCTGTCTTCTATTATAGGAACGCCGGATATTCTGTATCTTGCGGCAAGCGCTTTTGCATGACCCAGCGTTGCGTCTTTTTTAAGAGAGAACGGATCGTAAATAATTCCGTGGTCGCTTCTTTTTACGCGGTCAACTTCCGACGCTTGGCGTTCTACGGGCATGTTTTTGTGAATTATTCCTATGCCGCCTTCGCGCGCCAAAGCTATAGCCATTTTGGATTCCGTAACGGTATCCATTCCGGCGCTCATTATCGGAATATTAAGCGTGATTTTTTTTGTAAGTTTGGTTTGAAGGTTAACGTCTTTTGGCAAAACCTGAGAGTGTGCAGGGACAAGTAAAACATCGTCAAAAGTCAAAGCTTCCTTTGAAAATTTATCGCTCATTTTCGTTCTCCGCTTTCTGATAATTATACATTTTAGAACCGTTTTTTGCAAATATTGCCGCCAATGCTTGACAAAAATAAGTTATTTGTATATAATTCTAAATTGTAATGATTACAAATAAGCTTTCTTCATCAGGGCTCAAACAAACTTTTGCGCGTAAGGTGATTTTGGAATTTTTAGAAAAAACCAAAACTCACCCCACGGCGGATATGATTTATGCTCAAACCGTAAAAATTATTCCCACTGTGTCGCGCACTACCGTTTACAATACCGTTAAAGTTCTTGCCAAAGAAGGCATCATTGACCGCGTTCTTACCAAAAAAGGCGAAATGCGCTTTGACGCCTGCAAAGAGCCGCACATACATTTTGCCTGCAATAAATGCGGTAAAGTTTTTGACATAAAAAATTGTTCCTGCGCAAAACTTGGCAAAGAGGTTGACGGGCACAAAGTTTCCGGACTTTTTATTTGTTACAGCGGAATATGTCAATCTTGCGGTAAAAAAGGTATAATTAAAAAGCGCAGAAGTTAACGCAAACTTATAAAAATCGGGGGAATTTATGGAAAAATGGAAATGCACAGTATGCGGACATATTTACGATCCGTCTGTCGGCGACCCGGATTTGGGCGTTGCGGCAGGCACGCCGTTTGAAAAGCTCCCCGAAGATTGGGTTTGCCCGGTGTGCGGAGTTGGCAAAGACTCCTTTGAAAAAATCTAAATTGCTTCGTCTTTTGAGTTTATACTGCGTCAGAGGTTCGGTCATTTACGTTCGTAAACTTTCCTCACCTCTTCCTTGTCTAAACTCAAAATACTTCGCAATTATTACGGTGTCTTTTGGATTTATGCTGCGTTGCACGCCTCCTCACGTGCCTTAGCACGCTTCGTCGGTGTGCGCCTTGCCTAAATCCAAAATACTTCGCAATTTGCTGCTGGTGGCTTTAATTTTTTTATTTAAACTCTTCACTTCACTTTGTCGTTATAAAGGTTTTTTATGAAACAAATCTATTTGGACAATCAGTCAAATACTAAAATTGACGATCGCGTTTTTGAGGCGATGAAACCGTATTTTTTGGAGTTTTACGGCAACCCTCAAAGCATTTATTCTTTGGGCGCGGTTTCAAAAGATGCGCTTGAAGACGCTCGCGGCAAAGTTGCGGAGCTTATAAATGCCGATACCAATGAAATTATTTTTACTTCATGCGGCACGGAGTCAAATAATCTTGCGTTAAAAGGTATAGCAAACGCTTTGAAACTTTCGGGCAAGCATATAATAGTGTCGCAAATAGAACATTTTTCCGTATTAAATTCCGTGAAGAAACTTGAAAAAGAAGGTTTTGAAGCAACGTATCTTCCGGTTGACAATAAAGGAAACGTTCTTGCGGAAGATTTGCAAAAAGCTTTAAGGCCCGACACAATTCTTGTGTCAATACAGCTTGCAAATACCGAAGTCGGAACAATTCAAAATATAAAAGAGTTGGCGCAGCTAACCAAGCAAAACAGTAAAGCCGTTTTTCATACGGACGCCGTTGCGGCGGCGGGAGTAATTCCCGTTGACGTTAAAGATTTGGGCGTTGACGCGTTAAGTTTTTCTTCGTCGGTAATTTACGGGCCAAAAGGCGCGGCGGCGCTGTATATTAAAAAAGGAGCAAAAATTATCCCGCAGCTTGACGGCGGAGTTCAGGAATTTTCAAAACGCGCGGGCACGGAAAATATTCCTGCAATTGCAGGTTTTGCAAAAGCCTGCGAAATAGCAAAAGCGGAACTCGCAAAAAATAAAACGCATCTTGAAACGTTAAGAAATAAACTTATAAAAGGTTTGCAGGAAAAAATAGAAAACATATATTTAAACGGAGCTGCAGCCGGCGAAAATCGTCTTGCGGGAAACGTGAATTTTTCGGTAGAGTTTGTGGAGGGCGAGTCTTTGTTTTTACTTCTTGACGCAAAAGGCATAATGGCGGCTTCGGGGTCCGCGTGCGCCAATAAAAATTTAAAACTCTCGCATGTTTTAAATGCCATGAACGTTGACGTTGCCGTAGGTCAAGGCTCAATTTTATTTACGCTTTCAAAATATAATACTCAAGGCGAGATAGATTATGTTTTGGAAGAATTCCCGAAAATAGTGCAAAGATTAAGAGATATGTCGCCGTTATATTCTCATTTTGTAAAAACCGGAGAAAGAAAAAAAGCCGGTCCCGGAACGGATTTTGACCACGACCATGATCACTGCGATATAGAAGAGTAGTTAAAAAGTAGCAAGTAGGAAGGAGCAAGGAGCAAGTTTAAAATTTTTATTCTAATTGCTAATTATAAAGGAGTAAGTATGCCGTTTTATTCTGAAAAAGTTATGGATCATTTCGCTAATCCCAGAAACGTGGGCGAAATAAAAGACGCCGACGGAGTTGGCGAAGTAGGCAACCCGGTTTGCGGAGATATGATGACGTTTTACGTAAAAATTAAAGACAATAAACTTGAAGACGTGAAGTTTAAAACTTTCGGCTGCGGCGCGGCTATTGCCGTGTCTTCAATGGTTTCGGAAATGGCAATAGGCAAAACCGTCCAAGAAGCTT is a genomic window of Endomicrobium proavitum containing:
- the rd gene encoding rubredoxin, whose translation is MEKWKCTVCGHIYDPSVGDPDLGVAAGTPFEKLPEDWVCPVCGVGKDSFEKI
- a CDS encoding Fur family transcriptional regulator, which encodes MITNKLSSSGLKQTFARKVILEFLEKTKTHPTADMIYAQTVKIIPTVSRTTVYNTVKVLAKEGIIDRVLTKKGEMRFDACKEPHIHFACNKCGKVFDIKNCSCAKLGKEVDGHKVSGLFICYSGICQSCGKKGIIKKRRS
- a CDS encoding cysteine desulfurase family protein, with amino-acid sequence MKQIYLDNQSNTKIDDRVFEAMKPYFLEFYGNPQSIYSLGAVSKDALEDARGKVAELINADTNEIIFTSCGTESNNLALKGIANALKLSGKHIIVSQIEHFSVLNSVKKLEKEGFEATYLPVDNKGNVLAEDLQKALRPDTILVSIQLANTEVGTIQNIKELAQLTKQNSKAVFHTDAVAAAGVIPVDVKDLGVDALSFSSSVIYGPKGAAALYIKKGAKIIPQLDGGVQEFSKRAGTENIPAIAGFAKACEIAKAELAKNKTHLETLRNKLIKGLQEKIENIYLNGAAAGENRLAGNVNFSVEFVEGESLFLLLDAKGIMAASGSACANKNLKLSHVLNAMNVDVAVGQGSILFTLSKYNTQGEIDYVLEEFPKIVQRLRDMSPLYSHFVKTGERKKAGPGTDFDHDHDHCDIEE
- the nifU gene encoding Fe-S cluster assembly scaffold protein NifU, translating into MPFYSEKVMDHFANPRNVGEIKDADGVGEVGNPVCGDMMTFYVKIKDNKLEDVKFKTFGCGAAIAVSSMVSEMAIGKTVQEALKITNADVAAELGGLPPNKMHCSNLGADALHKAIEDYEKKHGK